The proteins below are encoded in one region of Solenopsis invicta isolate M01_SB chromosome 8, UNIL_Sinv_3.0, whole genome shotgun sequence:
- the LOC105195519 gene encoding transcriptional adapter 3-B produces MSGKGKQSSKKAVVKVRESGKTTQSSANIDTNAEVLEPTTSQFFLKTVDNNRHLPRYTSILKRTAEEGISMDDLDTLQLELETLLSAVVVRHRTLQDEIASLFSAEERKDRRSKSGKSLSLLDKKIREDKFKPKETNTKSQSPLHSKLFKQKTVGGSTSQVVPNLHEISRIEGSKSDVPKLLLPKNDTPNKFWASVDPYCTDIMPDDVKLLEELIATHSDISEFKKIPSLGRHYSLMWAHNDLLQEEDAANPNREKRKNRTDMSHLIAKGDRKINSITGPLTQRLVSALLEENVYMGNNNMENKLFRDGDPPVLRDLTIQNSMNLELRMHKELVEQGILEPDAQKKNQEDDEILAEIKRCQQELSALSNHNVTQLRRLLNLAQEESKRQALKRKISVADNEVIEHYKKLTLAKQRKVPLTRKDQEKAWACLKERETLLEQLNVTK; encoded by the coding sequence ATGTCTGGAAAGGGAAAGCAGAGTTCCAAGAAGGCTGTCGTCAAAGTTCGTGAGTCCGGAAAAACCACACAATCTTCAGCAAATATTGATACAAACGCAGAGGTATTGGAGCCAACaacttctcaattttttttaaagacagtCGACAACAATCGACACCTGCCAAGATATACTAGTATATTAAAGCGTACAGCAGAAGAAGGTATCAGTATGGATGATCTTGATACGCTACAATTAGAACTCGAGACACTCTTGTCAGCAGTTGTTGTACGGCATCGCACACTTCAAGACGAGATTGCCAGCTTGTTTTCAGCAGAAGAACGTAAAGATAGAAGATCGAAGAGTGGCAAAAGCCTGTCTTTACTTGACAAGAAGATACGCGAGGACAAGTTCAAGCCAAAGGAGACCAATACTAAGAGTCAGTCACCTTTACATTCAAAACTCTTTAAGCAGAAAACAGTGGGAGGTTCAACTAGTCAGGTGGTACCAAATTTGCATGAAATTTCAAGGATTGAAGGATCCAAGTCGGATGTGCCAAAGCTGCTCCTCCCAAAAAATGACACGCCTAACAAGTTTTGGGCGTCAGTGGATCCCTATTGCACTGACATCATGCCTGATGATGTGAAATTATTGGAGGAGTTAATTGCTACACATAGTGACATAAGTGAATTCAAGAAAATTCCTTCTTTAGGTCGTCATTACAGCTTAATGTGGGCGCATAACGATCTGTTGCAGGAAGAGGATGCAGCTAACCCAAacagagagaagagaaagaatcGCACAGATATGTCACATTTGATAGCCAAAGGTGATAGAAAGATCAATAGCATCACAGGACCCCTTACTCAGAGATTGGTTTCCGCGCTTCTTGAGGAGAATGTGTATATGGGGAATAATAATATGGAGAACAAATTATTCCGAGATGGAGATCCACCTGTATTGAGGGATCTGACTATTCAGAATTCTATGAATTTGGAGTTACGAATGCATAAAGAGCTAGTCGAGCAAGGTATCTTGGAACCTGATGCACAAAAAAAGAATCAAGAGGATGATGAGATTCTTGCAGAAATTAAAAGATGTCAACAGGAACTCTCTGCATTGTCTAATCACAATGTCACACAATTAAGgagattattaaatttggcCCAGGAGGAAAGCAAGAGACAAGCATTGAAACGGAAAATTAGTGTTGCAGATAACGAGGTGATAgagcattataaaaaattaactttggcaaaaCAAAGAAAGGTGCCATTAACGAGAAAAGATCAGGAGAAGGCATGGGCGTGTCTTAAAGAAAGAGAGACTCTCTTGGAACAGTTAAATGTTACcaaatag